In Rissa tridactyla isolate bRisTri1 chromosome 8, bRisTri1.patW.cur.20221130, whole genome shotgun sequence, one genomic interval encodes:
- the RGS2 gene encoding regulator of G-protein signaling 2 has product MQSALFLALQHDGGRMERGGRRRSSEAEEAEKGRMKRTIIKDWKTRLSYFLQNSSNSTKMKSKKVGKHRTYFRPSPEEAQLWSEAFDELLANKYGLAAFRAFLKSEFCEENIEFWLACEDFKKTKSPQKLTSKAKKIYNDFIEKEAPKEINIDFQTKNMIAQNIQEATHTCFSAAQKRVYSLMENNSYPRFLESEFYQELCKKTPITRAAQGT; this is encoded by the exons ATGCAGAGCGCGCTCTTCCTGGCGCTGCAGCACGACGGCGGGCGGAtggagcggggcggccgccgccgcagcagcgAGGCGGAGGAGGCGGAGAAGGGCAGGATGAAGAGGACGAT CATTAAAGATTGGAAAACGAGACTGAGCTACTTCCTACAGAACTCCTCCAATTCCACTAAAATGAAATCTAAGAAAGTGGGGAAACACCGCACCTACTTCAG ACCTTCCCCTGAAGAAGCCCAGCTGTGGTCAGAAGCCTTTGATGAACTTCTTGCTAATAAAT aTGGTCTCGCTGCTTTCCGAGCTTTTCTGAAGTCAGAGTTCTGTGAAGAGAACATCGAGTTCTGGTTGGCCTGTGAGGACTTCAAGAAAACCAAGTCACCCCAGAAGCTGacatcaaaagcaaaaaaaatctacaatGACTTCATTGAAAAGGAAGCTCCTAAAGAG ataAACATAGACTTCCAAACTAAGAACATGATTGCGCAGAATATTCAAGAAGCCACACATACCTGCTTCAGTGCAGCACAGAAGAGAGTTTACAGCTTAATGGAGAATAACTCATACCCACGGTTTTTGGAATCTGAATTCTATCAGGAGCTGTGCAAGAAGACGCCCATCACCAGAGCAGCCCAGGGGACATGA